One part of the Prunus persica cultivar Lovell chromosome G5, Prunus_persica_NCBIv2, whole genome shotgun sequence genome encodes these proteins:
- the LOC18776420 gene encoding probable calcium-binding protein CML27 — translation MATNGTPSPAQAPKSVDAKPVVTDEVQRVFKSFDANGDGKISVSELGNVLKALGSSVSADELQRVMGDLDTDRDGFICLDEFNAFWVSGSKDGNAAELRDAFDLYDQDRNGLISANELHMVLNQLQMTCSLEDCNRMIKSVDADGDGNVNFEEFKKMMGNNASTVSNTNA, via the coding sequence ATGGCAACCAACGGAACCCCAAGCCCAGCCCAAGCCCCAAAATCCGTCGACGCCAAGCCAGTTGTCACCGACGAGGTTCAGAGAGTCTTCAAAAGCTTCGACGCCAATGGTGACGGCAAGATCTCCGTCTCCGAGCTCGGCAACGTGCTCAAGGCCCTCGGCTCCAGCGTCTCTGCCGATGAGCTTCAGCGTGTCATGGGCGATCTCGACACCGACCGCGACGGCTTCATTTGCCTCGACGAGTTCAACGCCTTCTGGGTCTCCGGCTCCAAGGACGGCAACGCAGCCGAGCTTCGCGACGCCTTCGATCTCTACGACCAGGACCGCAACGGCCTCATCTCGGCCAACGAGCTCCATATGGTGCTCAATCAACTCCAAATGACTTGCAGCCTCGAAGATTGCAATCGGATGATCAAGTCCGTTGATGCTGACGGCGATGGGAATGTGAATTTCGAGGAGTTCAAGAAGATGATGGGCAACAACGCCAGTACCGTTAGCAACACCAACGCCTAG
- the LOC18776539 gene encoding pentatricopeptide repeat-containing protein At3g18020: protein MFLTNISSTKTQITPKTITIPLVFLFTHPIQPSHHHQQPQHHQQDGDQDQTSIDNRSYWTKKIHSLCTAHRNVDQALHLLDRLRLLGYRPDSLNLSSILHALCDSNRFAEAHHRFAHSIASDCVPDERTCNVIVARLLDSRTPHTTLRLLHRLSHVKPEFVPSLINYNRLMDQLCLLLRPWEAHRVFFDMLSKGHCPNAVSYTTLINGYCLIGELGDAQKVFDEMGEKGVAPNSLTYSVMIRGVLRKRDVGRAKEWMGKLWEIMKGEDDTTVKSAAFASLIDSMCREGYFQEVFGIAEDMPQGKSVNEDFAYGQMIDSLCKAGRHHGASRIVYIMRNAGFAPKLTSYNSILHGLSKEGGCMRAYQLLEEGIKFGYFPSEYTYKVLVEGLCQESDPHKAREVLHYMLSKEGVDRTRMYNMYLRALCLMNNTTELLNGLVSMLQTQCQPDVITLNIVVNGLCKMGRIEDASKVLNDMMTGKFCAPDVVTFTTMISGLLNVGRTEEALGLLHHVMPEKGFSPNVVTYNAVLRGLFKHKQAREAMELFNLMVSDGVAADSTTYTIIIDGLCDSDQIEEAKRFWDEVIWPSKIHDNFVYAAIIKGICHSGKFDEACHFLYELVDAGVSPNIYSYNIVIDAACKLGLKKEAYEVVKEMRRNGLAPDSVTWRILDKLHGNARKQFCAEDSTLQFINGP from the coding sequence ATGTTCCTCACAAATATCTCATCAACCAAGACACAAATCACCCCAAAAACCATAACCATCCCTCTTGTTTTCCTCTTTACACACCCCATCCAACcctctcatcatcatcaacaaccACAACACCACCAACAAGACGGCGACCAAGACCAAACAAGCATAGACAACAGGTCTTACTGGACCAAAAAGATTCACTCCCTCTGCACCGCACACCGCAACGTCGACCAAGCCCTTCACCTACTCGACCGCCTCCGCCTTCTCGGCTACCGTCCTGACTCCCTCAACCTCAGCAGCATTCTTCACGCTCTTTGCGACTCCAATCGGTTCGCGGAAGCCCACCACCGCTTTGCCCACTCCATTGCTTCGGATTGTGTCCCCGACGAGCGCACTTGCAATGTCATCGTCGCTCGGTTGCTCGATTCTCGAACCCCACATACCACATTGCGTCTTCTTCACCGTTTGAGTCATGTTAAGCCTGAATTTGTACCCTCGTTGATTAATTACAACCGTTTGATGGATCAACTTTGCTTGCTCTTGCGGCCCTGGGAGGCTCACAGAGTGTTCTTTGACATGCTCAGTAAAGGGCATTGTCCCAACGCTGTTTCTTACACTACCTTGATTAATGGCTACTGTCTTATTGGCGAGTTAGGTGATGCCCAGAAGGTGTTCGACGAAATGGGTGAAAAGGGCGTAGCGCCCAATTCCCTCACGTATAGCGTGATGATTCGCGGTGTTCTTCGGAAGAGGGACGTTGGGCGTGCCAAGGAATGGATGGGCAAACTTTGGGAGATAATGAAAGGTGAGGATGATACGACTGTAAAATCTGCGGCTTTTGCAAGTCTCATCGATTCTATGTGTAGAGAAGGGTATTTTCAAGAAGTGTTTGGCATTGCGGAAGACATGCCACAAGGGAAGAGTGTGAATGAGGACTTTGCTTATGGACAAATGATAGACTCGCTTTGTAAAGCCGGAAGGCATCACGGAGCGTCAAGGATTGTTTACATCATGAGAAATGCAGGGTTTGCTCCAAAGCTAACGTCCTATAATTCTATTTTACATGGACTAAGCAAAGAGGGAGGTTGTATGAGGGCTTATCAGCTGCTGGAGGaaggaattaaatttggttATTTTCCGTCTGAGTACACGTACAAGGTTCTAGTGGAAGGTCTTTGCCAAGAATCAGACCCCCACAAGGCAAGGGAGGTTCTTCATTATATGTTGAGTAAGGAAGGAGTGGACAGAACTAGGATGTATAACATGTATTTGAGAGCGCTATGTCTTATGAACAACACAACTGAGCTTTTGAATGGACTTGTTTCTATGCTCCAGACCCAATGTCAGCCTGATGTGATCACCCTAAACATAGTTGTCAATGGGTTGTGCAAGATGGGGAGAATTGAGGACGCTTCAAAGGTACTAAATGATATGATGACTGGAAAGTTTTGTGCCCCAGATGTCGTGACCTTCACAACTATGATAAGTGGTTTATTGAATGTTGGAAGAACCGAAGAAGCACTTGGTCTACTGCACCATGTAATGCCTGAGAAAGGTTTTAGCCCGAATGTCGTCACATATAATGCTGTTCTTCGTGGTTTGTTCAAGCATAAACAAGCAAGAGAGGCAATGGAACTTTTCAATCTTATGGTAAGTGATGGTGTGGCTGCTGACAGTACCACCTACACTATAATAATTGATGGGTTGTGTGACTCTGATCAAATAGAAGAGGCTAAGAGGTTTTGGGATGAAGTTATTTGGCCCTCAAAGATCCATGATAATTTTGTATATGCAGCCATTATCAAAGGGATTTGCCATTCAGGAAAGTTTGATGAGGCATGCCATTTCCTTTACGAACTAGTAGATGCTGGGGTCTCTCCAAATATTTACAGTTATAACATTGTGATTGATGCCGCTTGTAAATTAGGTTTGAAGAAAGAAGCGTATGAAGTTGTAAAAGAGATGAGAAGAAATGGACTGGCTCCAGATTCTGTGACATGGAGGATTCTTGACAAGTTACATGGCAATGCGAGGAAACAGTTTTGTGCTGAGGATTCAACTTTGCAATTCATAAATGGGCCATAG
- the LOC18775811 gene encoding thaumatin-like protein encodes MAALLRCNLTLMLSTLLFLHVLVEVSSATTITMHNKCSHPVWPGIQPSAGQPILARGGFTLPPNKAYTLRLPPLWSGRLWGRHGCAFDSSGRGRCATGDCGGNLFCSGLGGTPPATLAEITLGNEQDFYDVSLVDGYNLAISIQPFKGSGKCSYAGCISDLNMMCPVGLQVRSHDNRRVVACKSACSAFNSPRYCCTGSFGSPQSCKPTAYSKIFKAACPKAYSYAYDDPTSIATCTRGNYVVTFCPHHR; translated from the exons ATGGCTGCTTTACTGAGGTGTAACCTCACTCTCATGCTCTCCACCCTCCTCTTTCTCCACGTCCTAG TTGAAGTCTCGTCAGCCACCACAATAACAATGCACAACAAGTGCAGCCACCCAGTGTGGCCAGGCATTCAGCCCAGCGCAGGCCAGCCCATCCTAGCCAGAGGAGGCTTCACCCTCCCCCCCAACAAGGCCTACACTCTCCGCCTCCCGCCTCTCTGGTCCGGTCGCCTCTGGGGTCGCCATGGCTGTGCCTTCGACTCCTCAGGCCGCGGCCGCTGCGCCACCGGTGACTGCGGCGGCAACCTCTTCTGTAGCGGCCTCGGCGGGACCCCACCAGCCACGCTTGCCGAGATCACCCTTGGCAACGAGCAAGACTTCTACGACGTGAGCCTCGTCGACGGGTACAACCTGGCCATCTCCATTCAGCCGTTCAAAGGCTCCGGCAAGTGCAGCTACGCCGGGTGCATCAGCGACCTGAACATGATGTGCCCTGTGGGACTTCAAGTGCGGTCTCATGACAACCGGAGAGTGGTGGCTTGCAAAAGCGCTTGCTCTGCCTTCAACTCGCCCAGGTATTGCTGCACTGGCAGCTTTGGGAGCCCTCAGTCTTGCAAGCCCACGGCTTATTCCAAGATCTTCAAAGCTGCATGTCCAAAAGCTTATTCTTATGCTTATGATGATCCCACCAGCATTGCCACTTGCACTCGCGGCAACTACGTGGTCACCTTCTGCCCTCACCACCGTTGA
- the LOC18776362 gene encoding WUSCHEL-related homeobox 1 has translation MWMMGYNESGHADFNMPDSFNGRKLRPLIPRPLVPSANNATSSVIAATPPCLNRIHGVSHDFFTQYHHLAAMAEQNKRSEFINTPQVVVSSRWNPTPEQLRALEELYRRGTRTPSAEQIQHITAQLRKYGKIEGKNVFYWFQNHKARERQKRRRQMESSVPSAQPDHEISLSSTDNQKKESLGASRTGFEVEQTKNWAPSTNCSATLAEESVSIQRAAKAAVAAAECRTDGWIQFDEEELQQRRNFVERNATWQMMQLSCPPPPSPLPPQYPHPPTHLIINTPACSTANSNSTNNLTSSRASRAATVRTMDQRLIKGHDLSILLTPYSSISEESGFINFNYPNHNTSVEQDHGCGESQTLQLFPLRSGHANANANLEKDHAELSANFSRAQPYPFFEFLPLKN, from the exons ATGTGGATGATGGGTTATAACGAGAGTGGCCATGCTGATTTCAACATGCCTGATTCTTTCAACGGTCGGAAGCTTCGGCCTCTCATTCCACGGCCACTCGTGCCATCTGCTAACAACGCCACTTCTTCAGTCATTGCTGCAACTCCTCCTTGTTTAAACCGAATTCATGGCGTCTCTCATGATTTCTTCACTCAGTATCACCATCTCGCcg CTATGGCTGAACAAAACAAGAGATCAGAGTTCATCAACACACCGCAAGTGGTGGTGAGCTCAAGATGGAACCCAACTCCGGAGCAGTTGAGGGCTCTGGAAGAATTGTACAGACGAGGGACTCGAACCCCGTCGGCTGAGCAAATTCAGCACATCACAGCGCAGCTTCGAAAATATGGAAAGATAGAGGGGAAGAATGTGTTCTATTGGTTCCAAAATCATAAGGCCAGAGAAAGACAGAAACGTCGCCGTCAGATGGAATCATCCGTGCCCTCTGCCCAACCAGATCACGAAATATCATTGTCATCCACAGATAATCAAAAGAAAGAATCATTAG GGGCAAGTAGGACAGGGTTTGAAGTTGAACAGACCAAGAACTGGGCACCCTCTACAAACTGCAGTGCTACTCTTGCAGAG GAATCTGTTTCAATACAAAGGGCAGCAAAAGCAGCAGTGGCAGCAGCAGAGTGCAGGACGGATGGATGGATCCAATTCGATGAAGAAGAATTGCAGCAAAGAAGGAACTTTGTAGAAAGGAATGCCACGTGGCAGATGATGCAGTTGTCttgtcctcctcctccttctcctcttcctcctcagTACCCTCATCCTCCCACCCACCTCATAATAAACACCCCTGCTTGTTCTACTGCTAACTCAAATAGTACTAATAATTTAACAAGCAGCAGGGCAAGCAGGGCAGCAACAGTTAGAACAATGGACCAAAGGCTCATTAAGGGTCATGATCTCAGCATCCTTCTAACACCCTACTCATCAATATCAGAAGAATCTGGTTTTATTAACTTTAACTACCCAAACCACAACACCAGCGTTGAACAGGATCATGGCTGTGGGGAATCTCAAACCCTTCAACTCTTTCCACTTCGAAGTGGCCATGCCAATGCCAATGCCAACCTCGAAAAGGATCATGCAGAGCTATCGGCTAACTTCAGTAGAGCTCAGCCTTACCCTTTTTTTGAGTTTCTTCCCTTAAAGAACTAA
- the LOC18777417 gene encoding tubulin beta chain translates to MREILHIQGGQCGNQIGSKFWEVVCDEHGIDPTGQYTGNTDIQLERVNVYYNEASGGRYVPRAVLMDLEPGTMDSIRAGPYGQIFRPDNFVFGQSGAGNNWAKGHYTEGAELIDSVLDVVRKEAENCDCLQGFQVCHSLGGGTGSGMGTLLISKIREEFPDRMMLTFSVFPSPKVSDTVVEPYNATLSVHQLVENADECMVLDNEALYDICFRTLKLTTPSFGDLNHLISGTMSGVTCCLRFPGQLNSDLRKLAVNLIPFPRLHFFMVGFAPLTSRGSQQYSALSVPELTQQMWDAKNMMCAADPRHGRYLTASAMFRGKMSTKEVDEQMMNVQNKNSSYFVEWIPNNVKSSVCDIPPKGLIMSSTFIGNSTSIQEMFRRVSEQFTAMFRRKAFLHWYTGEGMDEMEFTEAESNMNDLVAEYQQYQDATVEEDVEYEDDEAIGTAPEN, encoded by the exons ATGAGAGAGATTCTGCACATCCAGGGAGGGCAATGTGGGAACCAAATAGGATCCAAGTTCTGGGAAGTTGTGTGTGACGAGCACGGCATAGACCCCACCGGCCAGTACACCGGGAACACCGATATTCAGTTAGAGAGGGTCAATGTTTATTACAACGAAGCCAGCGGCGGCCGTTACGTGCCCCGGGCGGTGCTCATGGACCTTGAGCCTGGCACCATGGACAGCATCCGGGCCGGACCCTATGGCCAGATTTTCCGGCCCGATAACTTTGTCTTCGGGCAGTCAGGGGCCGGCAACAATTGGGCCAAAGGCCATTACACCGAAGGCGCTGAGCTCATTGATTCGGTGCTTGATGTTGTTAGGAAAGAAGCAGAGAACTGTGACTGCTTGCAAG GATTTCAAGTATGTCACTCACTGGGAGGTGGAACTGGGTCTGGAATGGGAACTCTGCTCATATCAAAGATCAGAGAAGAATTCCCGGACAGAATGATGCTCACCTTCTCTGTGTTTCCATCTCCAAAGGTTTCAGACACTGTTGTGGAGCCTTATAATGCCACCCTTTCTGTTCACCAACTGGTTGAGAATGCGGATGAGTGTATGGTCCTTGACAATGAAGCTCTCTATGATATCTGCTTCAGGACACTCAAGCTCACCACCCCAAGCT TTGGGGATTTGAATCATCTGATTTCGGGAACTATGAGCGGTGTCACTTGCTGTCTGCGATTCCCTGGTCAGCTGAACTCAGACCTCCGAAAGCTAGCGGTGAACTTGATCCCATTCCCTCGACTACACTTCTTCATGGTGGGATTTGCACCTCTGACATCTCGAGGATCACAGCAGTACTCTGCTCTAAGCGTCCCTGAACTGACACAACAAATGTGGGATGCCAAGAACATGATGTGTGCTGCTGATCCACGCCATGGCCGTTACCTTACAGCATCCGCCATGTTCAGAGGTAAAATGAGCACCAAGGAAGTCGATGAACAGATGATGAATGTGCAGAACAAGAACTCCTCCTACTTCGTTGAGTGGATTCCGAATAATGTCAAGTCCAGTGTTTGTGACATCCCACCAAAAGGTCTTATCATGTCTTCGACTTTCATTGGGAATTCCACTTCCATACAAGAGATGTTCAGGAGAGTAAGTGAACAGTTCACGGCTATGTTCAGGAGGAAGGCCTTCTTGCACTGGTATACTGGAGAAGGAATGGATGAGATGGAGTTTACGGAGGCGGAGAGTAACATGAATGATCTTGTTGCAGAATACCAACAATACCAAGATGCCACGGTTGAAGAAGATGTCGAATATGAAGATGACGAAGCGATTGGGACTGCTCCTGAAAACTGA
- the LOC109949147 gene encoding uncharacterized protein LOC109949147 isoform X2, with protein MGQAKARVFSDRRYPSPSPRNFTLEFFTIAYSAFQWRRNINLNWMKAIARSKKNPKVIVVPLLDGMLGAILPTRTWFGVLMSALGVAMLECSGSPPNVGDLLNFLSAIFFGIHMLRTEHISRSTKKESLVAILGYEVCVVALLSTIWVFIGGWLDGARYSNKSSWIWTWTELWDCIVAFPWIPALYTDCTYA; from the exons ATGGGTCAAGCTAAGGCTAGGGTTTTCTCTGATCGGCGCTATCCATCTCCATCTCCACGGAACTTCACT TTGGAATTTTTTACTATAGCCTACTCCGCATTCCAATGGAGGAGAAATATCAATCTAAATTGGATGAAAGCAATAGCCAGgtcaaagaaaaatccaaag GTTATTGTGGTACCTTTGCTTGATGGCATGCTGGGAGCAATCTTACCCACTCGTACTTGGTTTGGAGTTCTCATGTCTGCTCTTGGGGTTGCTATGCTGGAATGCAGTGGATCACCTCCAAAT GTTGGTGATCTTTTGAACTTCTTGAGTGCAATATTTTTTGGAATTCACATGCTTCGAACAGAGCATATTTCAAGAagcacaaagaaagaaagcctCGTAGCAATTCTTGGATATGAG GTTTGTGTTGTTGCTCTCTTATCCACAATCTGGGTTTTCATTGGAGGGTGGTTAGATGGTGCCCGCTATTCCAACAAATCGTCATGGATATGGACATGGACAGAGCTATGGGACTGTATTGTTGCATTTCCATGGATACCTGCACTTTATACTG ATTGCACCTATGCATAA
- the LOC109949147 gene encoding uncharacterized protein LOC109949147 isoform X1 yields the protein MGQAKARVFSDRRYPSPSPRNFTLEFFTIAYSAFQWRRNINLNWMKAIARSKKNPKVIVVPLLDGMLGAILPTRTWFGVLMSALGVAMLECSGSPPNVGDLLNFLSAIFFGIHMLRTEHISRSTKKESLVAILGYEVCVVALLSTIWVFIGGWLDGARYSNKSSWIWTWTELWDCIVAFPWIPALYTGAFFNWVMLMD from the exons ATGGGTCAAGCTAAGGCTAGGGTTTTCTCTGATCGGCGCTATCCATCTCCATCTCCACGGAACTTCACT TTGGAATTTTTTACTATAGCCTACTCCGCATTCCAATGGAGGAGAAATATCAATCTAAATTGGATGAAAGCAATAGCCAGgtcaaagaaaaatccaaag GTTATTGTGGTACCTTTGCTTGATGGCATGCTGGGAGCAATCTTACCCACTCGTACTTGGTTTGGAGTTCTCATGTCTGCTCTTGGGGTTGCTATGCTGGAATGCAGTGGATCACCTCCAAAT GTTGGTGATCTTTTGAACTTCTTGAGTGCAATATTTTTTGGAATTCACATGCTTCGAACAGAGCATATTTCAAGAagcacaaagaaagaaagcctCGTAGCAATTCTTGGATATGAG GTTTGTGTTGTTGCTCTCTTATCCACAATCTGGGTTTTCATTGGAGGGTGGTTAGATGGTGCCCGCTATTCCAACAAATCGTCATGGATATGGACATGGACAGAGCTATGGGACTGTATTGTTGCATTTCCATGGATACCTGCACTTTATACTGGTGCATTTTTCAACTGGGTTATGCTTATGGATTGA
- the LOC109949147 gene encoding uncharacterized protein LOC109949147 isoform X4, with translation MGQAKARVFSDRRYPSPSPRNFTVIVVPLLDGMLGAILPTRTWFGVLMSALGVAMLECSGSPPNVGDLLNFLSAIFFGIHMLRTEHISRSTKKESLVAILGYEVCVVALLSTIWVFIGGWLDGARYSNKSSWIWTWTELWDCIVAFPWIPALYTGAFFNWVMLMD, from the exons ATGGGTCAAGCTAAGGCTAGGGTTTTCTCTGATCGGCGCTATCCATCTCCATCTCCACGGAACTTCACT GTTATTGTGGTACCTTTGCTTGATGGCATGCTGGGAGCAATCTTACCCACTCGTACTTGGTTTGGAGTTCTCATGTCTGCTCTTGGGGTTGCTATGCTGGAATGCAGTGGATCACCTCCAAAT GTTGGTGATCTTTTGAACTTCTTGAGTGCAATATTTTTTGGAATTCACATGCTTCGAACAGAGCATATTTCAAGAagcacaaagaaagaaagcctCGTAGCAATTCTTGGATATGAG GTTTGTGTTGTTGCTCTCTTATCCACAATCTGGGTTTTCATTGGAGGGTGGTTAGATGGTGCCCGCTATTCCAACAAATCGTCATGGATATGGACATGGACAGAGCTATGGGACTGTATTGTTGCATTTCCATGGATACCTGCACTTTATACTGGTGCATTTTTCAACTGGGTTATGCTTATGGATTGA
- the LOC109949147 gene encoding uncharacterized protein LOC109949147 isoform X3 produces MELEFFTIAYSAFQWRRNINLNWMKAIARSKKNPKVIVVPLLDGMLGAILPTRTWFGVLMSALGVAMLECSGSPPNVGDLLNFLSAIFFGIHMLRTEHISRSTKKESLVAILGYEVCVVALLSTIWVFIGGWLDGARYSNKSSWIWTWTELWDCIVAFPWIPALYTGAFFNWVMLMD; encoded by the exons ATGGag TTGGAATTTTTTACTATAGCCTACTCCGCATTCCAATGGAGGAGAAATATCAATCTAAATTGGATGAAAGCAATAGCCAGgtcaaagaaaaatccaaag GTTATTGTGGTACCTTTGCTTGATGGCATGCTGGGAGCAATCTTACCCACTCGTACTTGGTTTGGAGTTCTCATGTCTGCTCTTGGGGTTGCTATGCTGGAATGCAGTGGATCACCTCCAAAT GTTGGTGATCTTTTGAACTTCTTGAGTGCAATATTTTTTGGAATTCACATGCTTCGAACAGAGCATATTTCAAGAagcacaaagaaagaaagcctCGTAGCAATTCTTGGATATGAG GTTTGTGTTGTTGCTCTCTTATCCACAATCTGGGTTTTCATTGGAGGGTGGTTAGATGGTGCCCGCTATTCCAACAAATCGTCATGGATATGGACATGGACAGAGCTATGGGACTGTATTGTTGCATTTCCATGGATACCTGCACTTTATACTGGTGCATTTTTCAACTGGGTTATGCTTATGGATTGA
- the LOC109949147 gene encoding uncharacterized protein LOC109949147 isoform X6 produces MEVIVVPLLDGMLGAILPTRTWFGVLMSALGVAMLECSGSPPNVGDLLNFLSAIFFGIHMLRTEHISRSTKKESLVAILGYEVCVVALLSTIWVFIGGWLDGARYSNKSSWIWTWTELWDCIVAFPWIPALYTGAFFNWVMLMD; encoded by the exons ATGGag GTTATTGTGGTACCTTTGCTTGATGGCATGCTGGGAGCAATCTTACCCACTCGTACTTGGTTTGGAGTTCTCATGTCTGCTCTTGGGGTTGCTATGCTGGAATGCAGTGGATCACCTCCAAAT GTTGGTGATCTTTTGAACTTCTTGAGTGCAATATTTTTTGGAATTCACATGCTTCGAACAGAGCATATTTCAAGAagcacaaagaaagaaagcctCGTAGCAATTCTTGGATATGAG GTTTGTGTTGTTGCTCTCTTATCCACAATCTGGGTTTTCATTGGAGGGTGGTTAGATGGTGCCCGCTATTCCAACAAATCGTCATGGATATGGACATGGACAGAGCTATGGGACTGTATTGTTGCATTTCCATGGATACCTGCACTTTATACTGGTGCATTTTTCAACTGGGTTATGCTTATGGATTGA
- the LOC109949147 gene encoding uncharacterized protein LOC109949147 isoform X5 has translation MKAIARSKKNPKVIVVPLLDGMLGAILPTRTWFGVLMSALGVAMLECSGSPPNVGDLLNFLSAIFFGIHMLRTEHISRSTKKESLVAILGYEVCVVALLSTIWVFIGGWLDGARYSNKSSWIWTWTELWDCIVAFPWIPALYTGAFFNWVMLMD, from the exons ATGAAAGCAATAGCCAGgtcaaagaaaaatccaaag GTTATTGTGGTACCTTTGCTTGATGGCATGCTGGGAGCAATCTTACCCACTCGTACTTGGTTTGGAGTTCTCATGTCTGCTCTTGGGGTTGCTATGCTGGAATGCAGTGGATCACCTCCAAAT GTTGGTGATCTTTTGAACTTCTTGAGTGCAATATTTTTTGGAATTCACATGCTTCGAACAGAGCATATTTCAAGAagcacaaagaaagaaagcctCGTAGCAATTCTTGGATATGAG GTTTGTGTTGTTGCTCTCTTATCCACAATCTGGGTTTTCATTGGAGGGTGGTTAGATGGTGCCCGCTATTCCAACAAATCGTCATGGATATGGACATGGACAGAGCTATGGGACTGTATTGTTGCATTTCCATGGATACCTGCACTTTATACTGGTGCATTTTTCAACTGGGTTATGCTTATGGATTGA